A genomic region of Kribbella sp. NBC_00382 contains the following coding sequences:
- a CDS encoding ATP-binding cassette domain-containing protein, with protein MPELAVRTQALRKTYRTRRGKRVVAVQGLDLEVPIGGVHGFLGPNGSGKTTSIRMLLGLVRADAGTMTVFDQVVPDRLPDVVGRIGAIVESPKFFPAFTGRKNLELLADAIGAPRKRVGEVLEETSLNERGKDRFKTYSLGMKQRLAIAATLLKEPDLLIFDEPTNGLDPAGIREIRETMRGLGAQGRTVLVSSHILAEVEQVADTVSIIGHGRLLASGTVAEVIGGSGKSTVKIRVDQLDRAASILTTSGLTVRAEGNYLFVDGAEHSAEVTRRLAQQELYVSELIPVRADLESVFLELTADEGLGGDQ; from the coding sequence ATGCCTGAGCTGGCTGTTCGCACACAGGCGCTGCGGAAGACGTACCGGACCCGGCGGGGCAAGCGGGTCGTCGCGGTGCAGGGGCTCGATCTGGAGGTCCCTATCGGCGGCGTGCACGGCTTCCTCGGGCCGAACGGCTCGGGCAAGACGACCTCGATCCGGATGCTGCTCGGGCTGGTCCGGGCCGACGCCGGCACGATGACCGTGTTCGATCAGGTGGTACCGGACCGGCTGCCCGACGTCGTCGGGCGGATCGGCGCGATCGTCGAGTCGCCGAAGTTCTTTCCCGCGTTCACCGGGCGGAAGAACCTCGAACTGCTCGCCGACGCGATCGGTGCGCCGCGCAAGCGGGTCGGCGAGGTGCTCGAGGAGACCTCGCTGAACGAACGCGGCAAGGACCGGTTCAAGACCTACTCGCTCGGTATGAAGCAGCGGCTCGCGATCGCCGCCACGCTCCTCAAAGAGCCTGACCTGCTGATCTTCGACGAGCCGACCAACGGCCTCGACCCGGCCGGTATCCGGGAGATCCGCGAGACGATGCGCGGGCTGGGGGCGCAGGGCCGGACGGTCCTGGTCAGCAGCCACATCCTGGCCGAGGTCGAGCAGGTCGCGGACACCGTCTCGATCATCGGCCACGGCCGGTTGCTTGCCTCCGGCACCGTCGCCGAGGTGATCGGCGGCAGCGGCAAGTCCACCGTGAAGATCCGGGTGGACCAGCTGGACCGGGCCGCCTCGATCCTGACCACCTCCGGCCTGACGGTACGGGCCGAAGGCAACTATCTCTTCGTCGACGGCGCCGAGCACTCGGCCGAGGTGACGAGGCGCCTGGCCCAGCAGGAGTTGTA